TACCGCTTCATGATCTTGTCGAATCCCTCGAAGAGGACCTTTGCGCCATCGATCGCGACGATCTCGTCGCCGGGACTCAATCCCGCGCGACCCGCCGGACCTCCCGCGAGCACCGTGCGGACCTTCACGAGCCCGGAGGAGTTCACCGTCTGGATGCCGAGGTAGCCTCCTTCCTCCTCCTCGTCGGGGGGCCGAGGGGCGGGGCCCAACGAGAGGCCCGCGTAGCGAGCGAACTCGGAGAAGTCGATCTCCTCGGTCCCGCGCACGTACCGGTCGAAGAAGGAGCCGAGCTCGAGGCCCGTCGCGCGTTGTAGGATCGGCTGGAGTTCCTCTTCGCCGATCCCCCGGTCGGGGCTGCCGTGCTCCGCCCAGATCCGACGGAAGGCGGACTCGAGCGACGCCCGATTCTCGGTCGCATGGCGGATGTGGAGATCGAGGCAGAGGGAGACGAGGCCCCCCTTGACGTAGTAGTCGATCGACTGGTTCGCGCTCTCTTCGAACGGTTTGTAGTGGTCGATCCAGGTCGCGAAGGAGGACTCCTCTAGGCTCTGCCAGCGCCGTCCCGGGGTCTGCAGGTACGGACCGATCCACCGGGTGAAGCTCTCCAGGAATTGAGCGGGGGTGGCGAGGCCGGCCCGACGGAGCAGCAGCCGGTCGAAGTAGCTCGTCGTTCCCTCCATCCACCAGAGCAGCCGAGTGTAGTTCTCCCGCGTGTAGTCGAACCTCTGGAGGACCCGCGGCCGGATCCGTTTGACGTTGTACAAGTGAAAGTACTCATGCGCGATCAGGGAGAGGAAGCGCCGGTAGCTCTCGGCGGGCCGGAAGGCCGTTCGCGCGACCACGCACGAGGTCGAGGTGGCGTGCTCGAGACCGCCGTCCGGGGTGTCGGTGAGATGGATGAAGAACGTATACCGCTCGAGGGGCGATCCCCCGACGAGGGCGATCGTGGCCTGAACGATCTTGCCGATGTCCTCCTCGAGACGGTGGGCCTCGAAATTGCCGCCTCGGCCGCACAGCACGATCCGGTGAGGGATCCCGCCCGGCCGGATGGTAAGGACGAGGGGGTGGCCCGCATCGATCGGGCTGTCGACCAGCTCGTCGTAGTTCGCGGCGCGGAAGCGCGCGGGCTCGCGGGCGAGCTGCTCGAGCTCGGAGATGACCTGCCAGTCGGGAGGGACGTGGACGGTGAGTTCCGAGGAGACTTCGGCGTGCCCGTCAATGTAGGGGAGGCATAGGGCCGCGTTCAAGAAGAGGTGGTCGTCGGTCACGTCGAGCGCCTCGTCGACCATCTGGTACCCGTAGACGGAGTAGGTCGCTACGACCGTGCGAGCACCTTCCGTGTGGATCCGCCACCGCCCCTTGTCGACCCGCTCGACGCGCAACGGTCGGAGCTCGGGGTCCCCCGCGTGGGCCGTGAAGCGGCCGATCGAGCGTTGGTATTCGGCGATCCAGTAGGATCCGGGGACCCAAGAGGGAAAGACGAGGTCGACGAGGGGCTCAGCTGCGTCGCTCAGTTCGAGGGTAAACTCTCCCCGGTGCTCGCCCGAAGGGTCGGGTCGGACGCTATAGTGGATCTGCATGCTCGCTCCCTCAGGATACCGGCCGCGGGGGACGGGGTTCAGCCGAACCCGGGGAGGTCCCGGTCGCGCTCGGCCGCGGCGGCCCGTTTGGCGTACGGCTCCGACGCGATCCCGAGATG
The nucleotide sequence above comes from Thermoplasmata archaeon. Encoded proteins:
- a CDS encoding PDZ domain-containing protein, translated to MQIHYSVRPDPSGEHRGEFTLELSDAAEPLVDLVFPSWVPGSYWIAEYQRSIGRFTAHAGDPELRPLRVERVDKGRWRIHTEGARTVVATYSVYGYQMVDEALDVTDDHLFLNAALCLPYIDGHAEVSSELTVHVPPDWQVISELEQLAREPARFRAANYDELVDSPIDAGHPLVLTIRPGGIPHRIVLCGRGGNFEAHRLEEDIGKIVQATIALVGGSPLERYTFFIHLTDTPDGGLEHATSTSCVVARTAFRPAESYRRFLSLIAHEYFHLYNVKRIRPRVLQRFDYTRENYTRLLWWMEGTTSYFDRLLLRRAGLATPAQFLESFTRWIGPYLQTPGRRWQSLEESSFATWIDHYKPFEESANQSIDYYVKGGLVSLCLDLHIRHATENRASLESAFRRIWAEHGSPDRGIGEEELQPILQRATGLELGSFFDRYVRGTEEIDFSEFARYAGLSLGPAPRPPDEEEEGGYLGIQTVNSSGLVKVRTVLAGGPAGRAGLSPGDEIVAIDGAKVLFEGFDKIMKRYPPGSKIELSVFQRGLLNQRTLETGRAPPEKYELRPVDSPTDLERAVYLAWVGAPWEAAAPAQETKKR